From the genome of Leishmania infantum JPCM5 genome chromosome 34, one region includes:
- a CDS encoding peroxisome biosynthesis protein-like protein, producing MQQSSFEVAVDRSSQHSFVTVSQHYLDTVLRPLYTGRLPLAVPLRITGRSGHDIYVGCLTNRPHTRSKFALVFPLALCYDHGLKEGELVECVPLPNTPRATKVLVAPLTVDDSEVVEQNALRVENLLLRQVQVVFPSMIISVSIFPGVPAKVMVTAIECGDAEEKLRSGCATMHEGTHFVIATRVRQEQTDRGADGAAAPPLWAFVRGRPARAAADSGAERNDTAAVRVRRVTADKYHWKNGMVLGVLDCATLATLNREEVTPGFLRAHLKQMTVVVVDNADGEAAGAADEEGVCVVDSLAQATNLLLTPHGLDLSAPTAGKAGDATRNDSAGVVRPVLSSPALLPLSAVALDAVTQVHGRVAEELQQHLVAALHQSSVPRFANLHQNNVLLCGGKGFGKSTVVRAVLDTLSDVHTVTLECGKVKSFSADIARALMECVLCKPAVLVLENFDSIAPAQQEGHAEAMTAMTRATLEATLTRFCYQFSVRPQGAVVVLATCSSRDAVHETLRSAYCFRRVLTLEALNRASRTVLTEQLFPYAPREDVAAAAALMDNYTPFDVKQLAARMRAKLAAEPALSLRECAAACVTFFTPLAHTGINFLKGDKVSWESIGGLEEAKTTLYNTLVLPIKHPQLFARLPLKTRSGILLYGPSGCGKTFIVESLVNAENLHCIVINGPEVFGKYIGQSEQKIRDVFERAQAAAPCVVFFDEFDSVAPQRGADDSGVTDRVVNQLLCYLDGVEGRKDVFVVAASSRPDLIDAALLRPGRLDKAVVCPVPSEDDRVAILRSLLSKASAHFSDEELRQVARRTVNWTPADLSAMVSSASTLMSMRFVERLTKQAAGVSGSIAGCGTAPDDEDGFVIAGLGHGVTREKVGDTLKPLCLATHGGAEAAVSDTAALAAELMSIDDLWASVATTRPSLSEKDIQKHERIHALFSKGKSAPPPKPPGSRLVTR from the coding sequence ATGCAGCAATCATCCTTTGAAGTCGCCGTGGACAGGAGCAGCCAGCACTCCTTCGTGACGGTCTCGCAGCACTACCTCGACActgtgctgcggccgcttTACACCGGCCGCCTGCCGCTAGCGGTGCCGTTGCGCATTACAGGGCGGAGCGGCCACGACATCTACGTCGGGTGCCTCACCAACcggccgcacacgcgctccaAGTTTGCGCTTGTTTTCCCCCTTGCGCTCTGCTATGACCATGGGCTGAAGGAGGGCGAGCTGGTGGagtgcgtgccgctgcccaaCACGCCGCGTGCGACCAAGGTtctggtggcgccgctgacggTGGATGACAGCGAGGTAGTGGAGCAGAACGCGCTTCGTGTCGAGAACCTGCTGCTTCGCCAGGTGCAGGTGGTGTTCCCCTCCATGATCATCTCCGTCTCCATCTTCCCCGGAGTGCCGGCCAAGGTGATGGTGACCGCCATCGAGTgcggcgacgcggaggagaagctgcgtAGCGGGTGCGCGACGATGCACGAGGGCACACATTTTGTAATTGCCACCCGTGTCCGTCAGGAGCAGACGGACCGCGGGGCtgatggtgctgccgcaccgccgctctgGGCCTTTGTCCGCGGGCGGCCCgctcgtgccgccgctgacagcGGGGCCGAGCGCAACGACACGGCTgcggtgcgggtgcgccGCGTCACGGCTGACAAGTACCACTGGAAAAACGGTATGGTGCTCGGCGTCCTCGACTGCGCGACGCTGGCGACACTGAACAGGGAGGAGGTGACTCCGGGGTTTCTGCGGGCACACTTGAAGCAGATGACCGTCGTTGTCGTGGAcaacgccgacggcgaggcagcgggagctgcggacgaggagggcgtgtgcgtggtggaCTCCCTGGCACAGGCGACAAACCTTCTCCTTACTCCTCACGGTCTCGACCTGTCGGCCCCTACGGCTGGGAAGGCTGGCGACGCAACCAGGAACGATTCTGCCGGAGTGGTCCGTCCGGTGCTCTCGAGTCCCGCGCTACTCCCACTctctgcggtggcgctggacgCCGTCACGCAGGTGCACGGGAGGGTagcggaggagctgcagcagcaccttgtGGCCGCCCTCCACCAGTCGAGCGTGCCGCGGTTTGCCAATCTGCACCAGAACaacgtgctgctgtgcggcggGAAAGGCTTTGGCAAGTCGACGGTGGTGCGCGCGGTGCTCGACACGCTATCCGACGTGCACACCGTAACGCTCGAGTGTGGCAAGGTCAAGTCCTTCTCTGCAGACATCGCCAGGGCCTTGATGGAGTGCGTTCTGTGCAAgccagcggtgctggtgctggagaACTTCGACAGCAtcgcgccggcgcagcaggagggCCACGCGGAGGCGATGACGGCTATGACGCGGGCAACACTGGAGGCAACGCTGACACGCTTCTGCTATCAGTTCTCCGTTCGTCCACAaggagcggtggtggtgctggcgacATGCTCGAGCCGCGACGCAGTGCACGAGACGCTGCGGTCGGCTTACTGCTTCCGGCGGGTGCTAacgctggaggcgctgaaTCGCGCGTCGCGGACGGTGCTGACTGAACAGCTGTTCCCATACGCGCCGCGCGAagacgtggcggcggcggcggcgctgatggaCAACTACACCCCGTTTGACGTgaagcagctggcggcgcggaTGCGGGCGAAGCTGGCGGCGGAGCCGGCCCTGTCGCTGCGCGAgtgcgccgcggcctgcGTGACCTTCTTTACCCCGCTGGCGCACACCGGCATCAACTTTCTCAAAGGGGACAAGGTGTCGTGGGAGTCGATTGGcgggctggaggaggcgaagacgACGCTGTACAAtacgctggtgctgccgatCAAGCACCCGCAGCTCTtcgcgcggctgccgctcaagacgcgcagcggcatcctGCTCTACGGCCCATCCGGGTGCGGCAAGACCTTCATCGTCGAATCCCTCGTCAACGCGGAGAACTTGCACTGCATAGTCATCAACGGCCCGGAGGTGTTTGGCAAGTACATTGGGCAGAGCGAGCAGAAGATCCGCGACGTCTTtgagcgcgcgcaggcggcggcgccgtgtgTGGTGTTCTTTGACGAGTTCGActcggtggcgccgcagcgcggcgctgacgacTCGGGCGTGACGGACCGCGTGGTGAACCAACTGCTGTGCTACCTGGACGGTGTGGAGGGGCGCAAGGACGTGTTTGTCGTCGCGGCCTCGAGCCGGCCGGACCTAAtcgacgcggcgctgctgcggccgggCCGACTCGACAAGGCCGTCGTGTGCCCTGTGCCGAGCGAAGATGATCGGGTGGCAATACTGCGCAGCCTGCTGAGCAAGGCCTCGGCGCACTTcagcgacgaggagctgcggcaagtggcgcggcgcacggTGAACTGGACGCCTGCGGACCTCTCGGCGATGGTGTCGTCGGCGAGCACGCTGATGAGCATGCGGTTCGTGGAGCGCCTGACAAAGCAGGCGGCTGGCGTGTCAGGCAGCATCGCTGGTTGTGGCACCGCGCCGGATGACGAGGATGGGTTTGTGATTGCTGGCCTCGGCCACGGTGTGACGCGAGAAAAGGTGGGGGACACGTTGAAGCCGCTGTGCCTAGCCACCCACggcggggcggaggcggctgtcTCCGACACGGCCGCCCTCGCAGCGGAGCTGATGTCGATAGACGACTTGTGGGCGTCtgtggcgacgacgcggccgtcgctgtcggagAAGGACATCCAAAAGCATGAGCGCATCCACGCCTTGTTCTCCAAGGGCAAGAGCGCTCCTCCGCCCAAGCCTCCCGGGTCACGGCTCGTCACGCGATGA